The following are from one region of the Staphylococcus schleiferi genome:
- the metE gene encoding 5-methyltetrahydropteroyltriglutamate--homocysteine S-methyltransferase — protein MMTIKTTNLGFPRLGRKREWKKAIESYWNKKITKEELDSQLQNLHRENLLLQKHYGLDSVPVGDFSLYDHILDTSLLFNIIPERFQSREVNDDLLFDIARGNKENVASALIKWFNTNYHYIVPEWDNVTPNVGKNTLLERFNYAKSLHINAHPVIVGPITFVALSKGGNQSFEDKVRTLLPLYIEVFESLVQAGAELIQVDEPILVTDKSTELEAITQEAYQAFADAEVAQKLIIQTYFERANVKFLSDLPVKGIGLDFVHDHGHNLQQIENGDLDSSKTLFAGVIDGRNVWAADVEAKKALIEKLSQYSVDLYINPSSSLLLVPVSLDDETLDETVRDGLSFATEKLEELAALKNAINNNQTEQFDKLHAQYTRFQSQDFKNLDYDFESVRSQRASAFSERKVLQQRRLNLPDLPTTTIGSFPQSPEVRKQRADWKNKRITDEAYDTFLKNEIKRWIEIQEEIGLDVFVHGEFERNDMVEFFGEKLQGFLVTRFGWVQSYGSRAVKPPIIYGDVKWTAPLTVKETVYAQSLTDKPVKGMLTGPVTILNWSFERVDIPRATVQDQIALAINEEVLALEKAGIQVIQVDEPALREGLPLRQEFHAAYLEKAVHSFKLATSSVADETQIHTHMCYSQFGQIIHAIHDLDADVISIETSRSHGDLIKDFEDINYDLGIGLGVYDIHSPRIPTEEEITTAIHRALKEIDRSLFWVNPDCGLKTRKEDEVKAALSVLVNSAKKLRQDHIESPQTSA, from the coding sequence ATTATGACAATTAAAACAACAAACTTAGGATTCCCAAGACTTGGACGTAAACGTGAATGGAAAAAGGCGATTGAAAGCTACTGGAATAAAAAAATTACTAAAGAAGAATTAGATAGCCAATTACAAAATTTACATCGTGAAAACTTATTACTACAAAAGCATTATGGTCTAGATAGTGTGCCTGTCGGTGACTTTTCACTTTATGATCATATCTTAGATACATCATTACTCTTTAATATCATTCCTGAACGTTTTCAAAGCCGTGAAGTGAATGACGATCTCCTTTTTGACATTGCTCGTGGAAACAAAGAGAATGTCGCAAGTGCTTTAATTAAATGGTTTAACACGAACTATCACTATATCGTACCCGAATGGGACAATGTCACTCCTAATGTAGGTAAAAATACATTACTTGAACGCTTTAATTACGCAAAATCACTACACATTAATGCACATCCTGTTATTGTCGGACCGATTACTTTCGTCGCACTTTCGAAAGGTGGCAATCAATCGTTCGAAGATAAAGTTCGTACTTTATTACCTCTTTATATCGAAGTTTTTGAATCACTCGTTCAGGCTGGCGCTGAATTGATTCAAGTGGATGAACCTATATTAGTCACTGATAAAAGCACTGAACTTGAAGCGATTACTCAAGAAGCCTATCAAGCATTTGCAGATGCTGAAGTGGCACAAAAGCTCATTATCCAAACTTATTTCGAACGTGCCAATGTTAAGTTTTTAAGCGATTTACCTGTAAAAGGGATTGGTCTTGATTTCGTACATGATCACGGGCATAACCTTCAACAAATTGAAAATGGCGATCTTGATTCCTCAAAAACATTATTTGCAGGTGTCATTGATGGACGAAATGTATGGGCGGCAGATGTGGAAGCTAAGAAAGCACTCATCGAAAAATTATCTCAATATTCCGTCGACTTATACATTAACCCATCTTCTTCCCTATTACTCGTTCCTGTATCACTAGATGACGAGACATTAGATGAAACAGTACGCGATGGATTAAGCTTTGCGACTGAAAAATTAGAAGAATTAGCAGCTTTAAAAAATGCAATTAACAATAACCAAACAGAACAATTTGATAAATTACATGCCCAATATACACGTTTCCAAAGCCAAGACTTCAAAAACCTTGACTATGATTTTGAAAGCGTCCGTTCTCAACGTGCTTCTGCTTTTTCTGAGCGAAAAGTATTACAACAACGTCGCTTAAACTTACCTGATTTACCAACAACAACAATCGGATCATTTCCACAATCACCTGAAGTTCGAAAACAGCGTGCAGACTGGAAAAATAAACGTATTACAGATGAAGCTTACGATACATTTTTAAAGAATGAGATTAAACGTTGGATTGAAATTCAAGAAGAAATTGGTTTAGACGTTTTTGTACATGGTGAATTTGAACGAAATGACATGGTTGAATTCTTTGGTGAAAAATTACAAGGCTTCCTTGTTACACGTTTCGGATGGGTTCAATCTTATGGCTCTCGTGCCGTTAAACCACCTATCATTTACGGTGATGTAAAATGGACTGCACCATTAACTGTTAAAGAAACGGTTTATGCGCAAAGTTTAACAGACAAACCTGTAAAAGGCATGCTTACGGGTCCAGTAACCATCTTAAACTGGTCATTTGAACGTGTAGATATCCCGCGTGCAACGGTTCAAGATCAAATTGCACTCGCAATTAATGAAGAAGTTTTAGCTTTAGAAAAAGCCGGTATTCAGGTCATTCAAGTGGATGAACCTGCATTGCGCGAAGGCTTACCTTTACGTCAAGAATTCCATGCTGCTTATTTAGAGAAAGCGGTCCATAGTTTCAAACTCGCGACATCTTCCGTTGCAGATGAGACACAAATTCATACGCATATGTGTTATTCGCAATTCGGACAGATTATCCATGCGATTCATGATTTAGATGCAGATGTGATTTCAATTGAAACATCAAGAAGTCACGGTGATTTGATTAAAGACTTTGAAGATATTAACTATGATTTAGGTATTGGTTTAGGTGTATACGACATTCATAGCCCTCGTATCCCTACTGAAGAAGAAATTACAACAGCGATTCACCGCGCATTAAAAGAAATCGATCGTTCATTATTCTGGGTAAATCCAGACTGCGGTCTCAAAACACGTAAAGAAGATGAAGTAAAAGCAGCATTAAGCGTACTCGTTAATAGCGCTAAAAAATTACGTCAAGATCATATTGAATCCCCACAAACGTCAGCATAA
- a CDS encoding urease accessory protein UreD, with the protein MAISKWTGELDLTFKHDGTRTVNGKTYYQGGLKVLRPTYLNGSPHPTMFLINLGGGFVDGDRYRTAIHFEPRAHAVLTTQGATIVFKTLEDKVEQYQTFHLEDEAFMEYISDPIIGYTHARFYQHNRFHLSSTASMFYTDILTPGYDQEGKPFNYHYLQLLNEIYVDDQLVVYDHLKLDTQKNKVTDIGYMEGFTHMEACFYMSPGVNQKVVEAVQEVVQPFMLEDCRVGVTLLPTSGLTFRILAHSTGAIQEVINAVHQFVMTTYHEEDAQFLRKY; encoded by the coding sequence ATGGCCATTTCAAAATGGACGGGTGAACTCGATCTTACCTTTAAACATGATGGGACCCGTACTGTTAATGGGAAGACGTATTATCAGGGTGGTTTGAAAGTATTACGTCCGACGTATTTAAATGGAAGCCCACACCCGACAATGTTTTTAATTAACTTAGGGGGCGGTTTTGTAGACGGAGATCGGTATCGTACTGCGATACACTTTGAGCCTCGTGCACATGCCGTGCTTACAACACAAGGTGCTACGATTGTGTTCAAGACTTTAGAAGATAAGGTGGAACAATATCAAACGTTTCACTTAGAAGATGAAGCATTTATGGAATATATCAGTGATCCGATTATTGGGTATACGCATGCAAGATTTTATCAACATAATCGATTTCATCTGAGTTCCACTGCATCAATGTTTTATACTGATATTTTGACACCGGGCTACGATCAAGAGGGAAAACCATTTAATTACCATTATTTACAATTATTAAATGAGATCTATGTAGATGATCAGTTAGTCGTTTATGACCATTTGAAATTAGACACACAAAAAAATAAAGTGACGGATATTGGTTATATGGAGGGATTTACACACATGGAGGCCTGCTTTTATATGAGTCCGGGTGTAAATCAAAAAGTGGTTGAAGCGGTTCAAGAAGTCGTGCAACCTTTTATGCTTGAAGATTGTCGTGTTGGCGTCACTTTATTGCCTACAAGTGGCCTAACATTTCGTATTTTAGCGCATTCAACAGGGGCGATACAAGAAGTGATCAATGCTGTGCACCAATTTGTCATGACAACTTATCATGAAGAAGATGCGCAATTTTTAAGAAAATATTAA
- a CDS encoding urease accessory protein UreF yields the protein MTNLAKLKLFQFCDSQFPTGAFSHSFGLETYIQRRAIYDGVTFRKWLEVFLTEQLTYTDGLAMRLVYEAIESNAPEVIERFDQLLFVQNIPRETRNGTKQMGKRMIQLAHTLYDDEWLDWYYERANEYALHTHPAVVFTLLGHHLKIPIEEVIDYYYYQNVSSLTQNAVRAIPLGQTEGQKIIAQMIPFIAQTREAVMRLDEKDFGITAPGIEMNQLEHEHVDVRIFIS from the coding sequence ATGACTAACTTAGCAAAATTGAAGTTGTTCCAATTTTGTGATTCACAATTTCCAACAGGCGCGTTTAGTCATTCTTTTGGGCTAGAGACTTATATTCAACGTCGGGCTATTTATGATGGCGTGACTTTTCGGAAATGGTTGGAAGTATTTTTAACAGAACAACTCACGTATACAGATGGCTTGGCGATGCGTTTGGTTTATGAAGCGATTGAATCGAATGCCCCAGAGGTCATTGAACGGTTCGATCAACTGTTGTTTGTGCAAAATATTCCCCGAGAAACGAGAAATGGAACGAAACAAATGGGGAAACGCATGATTCAGCTTGCGCATACACTTTACGATGATGAATGGTTGGATTGGTACTATGAACGTGCGAATGAATATGCGCTTCATACACATCCAGCTGTTGTTTTCACATTATTGGGTCATCATTTAAAGATACCGATTGAGGAGGTTATTGATTATTATTACTATCAAAATGTTTCCAGTTTAACGCAAAATGCTGTTCGTGCCATTCCACTTGGACAAACAGAAGGGCAGAAAATTATAGCGCAAATGATTCCTTTTATTGCACAGACACGGGAAGCTGTAATGCGACTAGATGAAAAAGATTTTGGTATTACAGCACCGGGTATTGAAATGAATCAGCTTGAGCATGAACATGTGGATGTACGTATATTTATTTCATAG
- a CDS encoding cyclase family protein → MAYPLWEQLNALKEAKWVDLTHTFNAKSPHFSAFEGAQVETPFTVEQDGFFVQQWSFVTQYGTHIDAPIHFVEDQRYLHELKLQELVLPLIVLDFSEAVAKDADFRLTRAHIASWEETHGKIEPNTFVAFRSDWSKRWPDHTSFENKDANGQQHLPGWSLDALTFLIEERQVAAIGHETFDTDASIDIAKNGDIVGERYVLGQDRYQIELLAHLDQVPSRGAVIYNICPKPDKAPGFPVRSFAIVPNE, encoded by the coding sequence ATGGCATATCCACTTTGGGAACAACTCAACGCACTCAAAGAAGCAAAATGGGTCGATTTAACACATACTTTCAATGCAAAGTCCCCACATTTTAGCGCATTTGAGGGTGCACAAGTTGAAACACCCTTTACAGTAGAACAAGATGGCTTTTTCGTTCAACAATGGTCATTTGTCACACAATATGGCACACACATCGACGCACCTATTCATTTTGTTGAAGATCAGCGTTATTTACATGAATTAAAATTACAAGAATTGGTTTTACCACTCATTGTACTCGATTTCTCAGAAGCTGTCGCAAAAGATGCAGATTTCCGTTTAACACGGGCACACATTGCGTCATGGGAAGAAACACACGGCAAGATTGAACCGAATACATTTGTCGCTTTTCGAAGTGATTGGTCCAAACGTTGGCCGGATCACACCTCTTTTGAAAATAAAGATGCAAATGGACAGCAACATTTACCGGGTTGGTCATTAGATGCGCTAACCTTCCTAATAGAAGAACGTCAAGTCGCTGCCATTGGTCATGAAACATTTGATACCGATGCATCCATTGATATCGCAAAAAATGGAGATATTGTCGGTGAAAGATATGTCCTTGGGCAAGACCGTTACCAAATCGAATTGTTGGCTCACTTAGATCAAGTTCCTAGTCGTGGTGCTGTTATTTATAATATTTGTCCTAAGCCAGATAAGGCCCCTGGCTTTCCTGTGAGAAGTTTTGCTATCGTTCCGAATGAATAA
- the ureG gene encoding urease accessory protein UreG — translation MKPIKIGVGGPVGAGKTQLIEKIVKRLASEKSIGVITNDIYTKEDQKILVNTGVLPEDRIIGVETGGCPHTAIREDASMNFAAIDELMERHSDIELIFIESGGDNLAATFSPELVDFSIYIIDVAQGEKIPRKGGQGMIKSDYFVINKTDLAPYVGASLERMAEDTQKFRKNRPFAFTNLKTDEGLDQVMDWIKKDIFFEGLE, via the coding sequence ATGAAACCGATAAAAATTGGTGTAGGGGGTCCTGTAGGGGCCGGTAAAACCCAACTTATTGAAAAAATTGTTAAACGTCTCGCATCAGAGAAAAGCATTGGCGTTATTACAAATGATATTTATACAAAAGAGGACCAAAAAATCCTAGTCAATACAGGTGTACTTCCTGAAGACCGTATTATTGGTGTAGAAACTGGGGGTTGTCCGCATACAGCTATTCGAGAAGATGCTTCTATGAATTTCGCAGCAATCGATGAATTGATGGAAAGACATTCTGATATTGAACTTATATTTATTGAATCAGGTGGCGACAATTTAGCAGCGACTTTTAGTCCGGAACTGGTTGATTTTTCAATTTATATTATTGATGTGGCACAAGGTGAAAAAATCCCACGTAAGGGTGGACAAGGTATGATTAAATCAGACTACTTTGTCATTAATAAAACCGATTTAGCACCCTATGTAGGAGCTTCTTTAGAACGTATGGCTGAAGATACTCAAAAATTCCGTAAAAATCGTCCATTCGCATTTACGAATTTAAAAACGGATGAAGGTTTAGACCAAGTGATGGATTGGATTAAAAAAGATATCTTCTTTGAAGGGCTAGAGTAA